The genomic region aatttataattattatgactTACCAAAGGGGTATCAAATTACTCAGAAAGAAAAACCATTAGGAACAGAAGGTTATATTTACGTGAATGAGAAAAAGTTTCTCGTTAAAAGCGTTCATTTAGAAGAAGATACTAGTAAATGTCTTCTATATACCAGTGGTACAAACACTTCGAATAAAGAGTATGATAATGAAATTACTGGAAAAGAATCAATACTACAAACACCAGGTAATACAAATCAATCAGTTTACAAcaataatgtaaatttaaatgataagGACCTAGCTGGAAATAGTAGCGATAAGGGAGACCCGGATTTATCTAAcaattataatgaaataaataataggaacaaaaaagttttattagATTATAACAGATGTGGAATACCGTTAGCCGAAATAGTTATAGAAAAGGATTATATGAGCGCTGATGATTGTATAAACTTGCttaaggaaataaaaaaaaaagtatgtttACTTGGCGTATGTGTTggtaataaagaaaatataagatCAGACATAAACATATCTTTTGAATATAACAACGTAAATTATAATAGAgtagaaattaaaaatatcaacAGTTTTAGAAAAATTCGAAATTGCATACAACATgagaaagaaaattttttaagaagCATTACAGCTAATAATACAAGCTCAAGATGTCAAAATGGTGTAAACAACATATATACCAAAAGTTACCTAGATAATACACAATacattttaagaaaaaaggaagagtACAATTACGTACACGAAATGAATATTCCTGAATATGTGCTTGGTAAAAACattttgaaattattaaaattttatgtgaattataaaattaaaatatatgaggatgaaataaaatataaatggtCAAAGCAATATTTCCacgtattttttaatgatccttttttatataattattttaatgagtGCTTAAAATttgaagatgaaaaaaatgtttcCAATTTCATAGTTAACACATTGCTTGATGtggtcaaaaaaaaaaatatactatcaaaaaatatacaaataaaaccAAAACATATTTGCTATCTTATTAATTAtgcaacaaaaaataatttagataacacatttcttaaaaatgtactattcaaatatatagaCGTGGGATTTGAAAAAGATAACCTtcttgaaaatttaaaaaatgtaagttTTCAAGAAATGCAAGATacactaaaaaaattaattgatgaaaatatgaaatatttaaaaattgatGGTAATAAAAACGTCTTAAAcgaacaaaattttaaaaatagaattataggattactaaaaaataagataaatcAAGAAAACTCTCTCTTAAGTGTGAATTACAAATTTGTGAGTACTTTCATTtttgattatataaaaaaatcagTGTAAAACTTGAAtgtgtaatttattttgcgTTATTCGTGCAGTCAAGAACCTCCACATCTCTCCGCTCAATTTTGCATTATTATGCgcattattttgttcattattttgttcattattttgttcattattttgttcattactttgttcattattttgttcattatttaatttattacttaattcatta from Plasmodium malariae genome assembly, chromosome: 11 harbors:
- the GATB gene encoding glutamyl-tRNA(Gln) amidotransferase subunit B, putative, translated to MIICAFFLYVILTYSEIILCFKINNIYNQSSWLLHNKYVKKYSRIKNNLDNNVINHNVNIKESVERNIKCKIGVEVHVQLSTKYKAFCNCFNISSLYREKTYGKNNIDLINFLNENIFKKIQKGNEKRHTSNGELKRIMQEQNINVDEPHKNVKNHVNNNASNEVSSAVSNDFGNDVSNNSSITKPNKHICNICIGEVGSLCILNTFALLFTYLICIILNCNLATYITFDRKIYNYYDLPKGYQITQKEKPLGTEGYIYVNEKKFLVKSVHLEEDTSKCLLYTSGTNTSNKEYDNEITGKESILQTPGNTNQSVYNNNVNLNDKDLAGNSSDKGDPDLSNNYNEINNRNKKVLLDYNRCGIPLAEIVIEKDYMSADDCINLLKEIKKKVCLLGVCVGNKENIRSDINISFEYNNVNYNRVEIKNINSFRKIRNCIQHEKENFLRSITANNTSSRCQNGVNNIYTKSYLDNTQYILRKKEEYNYVHEMNIPEYVLGKNILKLLKFYVNYKIKIYEDEIKYKWSKQYFHVFFNDPFLYNYFNECLKFEDEKNVSNFIVNTLLDVVKKKNILSKNIQIKPKHICYLINYATKNNLDNTFLKNVLFKYIDVGFEKDNLLENLKNVSFQEMQDTLKKLIDENMKYLKIDGNKNVLNEQNFKNRIIGLLKNKINQENSLLSVNYKFVSTFIFDYIKKSV